In one window of Candidatus Neomarinimicrobiota bacterium DNA:
- a CDS encoding NADH-quinone oxidoreductase subunit E, translated as MNAHQERVNLIFEKIDTLGLMEKVMKLGNDKILEYIKESGLKGRGGAGFPTYLKWKLAADQKSDMKYVICNADEGEPGTFKDRKILEEQADKVFTGMAICAKVIGAPEGYVYLRGEYNYLVPLLTTKMNTFNEEMQKLGLNFTLYLRSGSGAYICGEETALIESMEGYRGEARNKPPYPVEKGYLGKPTVINNVETLVYCAMIVLNEGGKFKTFGTEISAGSKVFSVSGDADVEGIYELELGMTIQEFVDLFGDGDTKAVQVGGASGFCVPRKKFKETIIGFEGVPTGGSMMLFNSTRSMYHILMNYMEFMQEESCGQCTPCRVGCQQLVKGIQAIKHKKRPASYLDDLVKLAKTMRVASKCGLGQSVANPFISIVENFREEIIY; from the coding sequence ATCAATGCCCATCAGGAGCGGGTTAATCTGATTTTTGAGAAGATTGATACGCTGGGACTGATGGAAAAGGTCATGAAGCTGGGAAACGACAAGATTTTGGAATATATCAAGGAATCCGGATTGAAAGGCCGGGGTGGTGCCGGTTTTCCCACTTATCTGAAATGGAAACTGGCTGCGGACCAGAAAAGTGACATGAAGTATGTGATTTGCAATGCCGACGAAGGGGAGCCCGGGACTTTCAAGGACCGGAAAATCCTGGAAGAACAGGCAGACAAGGTTTTTACCGGAATGGCAATATGCGCCAAAGTAATCGGAGCTCCTGAAGGGTATGTCTATTTACGCGGTGAATATAATTATCTGGTTCCCTTGCTGACGACGAAGATGAATACTTTCAATGAAGAGATGCAAAAGCTGGGGCTCAATTTCACATTATATCTTCGGAGCGGTAGCGGTGCTTACATTTGCGGTGAGGAAACAGCCCTGATTGAATCTATGGAAGGATACCGGGGAGAAGCCAGGAACAAACCGCCTTACCCTGTGGAAAAAGGATATTTGGGCAAACCCACCGTGATTAACAATGTGGAAACCCTGGTATATTGTGCGATGATTGTCCTCAATGAAGGAGGAAAATTCAAGACCTTTGGTACTGAAATATCCGCGGGATCCAAGGTTTTTTCCGTATCCGGTGATGCAGATGTGGAAGGAATCTACGAATTGGAATTGGGCATGACCATCCAGGAATTTGTGGATCTCTTTGGAGACGGAGACACAAAGGCTGTCCAGGTCGGGGGTGCTTCCGGATTCTGCGTCCCCCGGAAGAAGTTTAAAGAGACCATTATCGGCTTTGAAGGGGTTCCTACAGGCGGATCCATGATGCTCTTCAACAGCACCCGTTCCATGTATCACATTCTGATGAATTACATGGAATTCATGCAGGAAGAGTCCTGTGGCCAGTGTACACCCTGCCGTGTAGGATGCCAGCAATTGGTAAAAGGAATCCAGGCGATCAAACACAAAAAGCGTCCCGCCAGCTATCTGGACGATTTGGTTAAACTGGCTAAAACCATGCGGGTTGCGTCGAAATGCGGGCTTGGACAGAGTGTAGCCAACCCCTTTATTTCGATTGTCGAAAATTTTCGTGAAGAAATTATCTATTAA
- the nuoE gene encoding NADH-quinone oxidoreductase subunit NuoE encodes MQGSENIVRKAVRKYGKSRENLLPILQMVRKENNYLSEDQLREIAAEMDLSSADVFGVATFYSFMDMQPKGKNIIRICKTIACFMKGKDSIIAALEDALGIKMGETTPDRKFSLLEANCIGWCHKGPAMLINDKVYTELTPEKAVKALDEYM; translated from the coding sequence ATGCAAGGATCGGAAAATATCGTCCGGAAAGCCGTCAGGAAATACGGCAAGAGCCGTGAGAACCTTCTGCCCATTCTTCAGATGGTACGCAAAGAAAACAATTACCTGTCTGAAGATCAGTTGCGAGAGATTGCCGCGGAGATGGATCTTTCATCGGCAGATGTATTTGGGGTGGCTACATTTTATTCTTTTATGGATATGCAGCCGAAGGGAAAGAACATTATTCGGATTTGTAAGACTATTGCCTGTTTCATGAAAGGTAAGGATTCGATTATTGCCGCTTTGGAAGATGCCCTGGGTATTAAAATGGGTGAAACAACGCCCGACCGGAAATTCAGTCTTCTGGAAGCAAACTGCATCGGCTGGTGCCACAAAGGGCCTGCCATGCTGATTAATGACAAAGTATATACAGAGCTAACCCCTGAAAAAGCCGTCAAGGCTTTAGATGAATACATGTAA